Within the Streptomyces sp. R41 genome, the region GACCACGGCCGTCGCCCAGGTCCAGGGTGACGTTGACCCAGTCCTCGTTGCGGGACAGCGGCGTCTCCGGAGACGTGTTCGCGTCGTCCGGGTCGAAGGTGCGCGGCGAGTAGTCCTCGACCTCGGGCAGTTCCAGGGGCAGCATCGACTCGGGCAGCGCGTGCGCGACGCCGTCCTCGTCGTAGACGATCGGGAAGGGCTCGCCCCAGTAGCGCTGACGGCTGAACAGCCAGTCGCGCAGCCGGAAGTTGACCGTGCCCTCGCCGATACCCTTGCGCTCCAGCCACTCCGTGATGCGTGCCTTGGCGTCGACGACGCCCAGGCCGTCCAGGGAGACCTCGTCGCTGGAGGAGTTGACGATCTTCGCGTCGTACGAGGCGAAGGCGTCGTCCCAGGTCGACGCGTCCGTGCCGCGGTCGTCGGAGGGCTCCACGACGCACCGCATGGGCAGCTCGAAGGCGCGCGCGAACGCGAAGTCGCGGGTGTCGTGCGCCGGGACGGCCATGATCGCGCCGGTGCCGTAGCCCATCAGGACGTAGTCGGCGATGAAGACGGGGATCTGCTCGCCGTTGACCGGGTTGGTCGCGAACGCACCGGTGAAGACACCGGTCTTGTCCTTGGCCTCGGCCTGGCGCTCGACGTCGGACTTCGAGGCGGCCTGCGCGCGGTAGGCGGCGACGGCCTGAGCCGGGGTGGCGTGCCCGCCCGTCCAGACCTCGTGGGCGTTCTCGGGCCAGGCGGCCGGGGTGAACTTCTCGACCAGCGGGTGCTCGGGCGCCAGCACCATGTAGGTCGCCCCGAACAGGGTGTCCTGGCGTGTCGTGAAGACCGTGATCGCTTCGCCGTCGATCGGGAAGTCGACGCGGGCGCCCTCGGAGCGGCCGATCCAGTTGCGCTGCTGCAGCTTGATGGCCTCAGGCCAGTCCAGCGCGTCCAGGTCGTCCAGCAGCCGGTCGGCGTACGCCGTGATCCTCATGTTCCACTGGCGCAGCTTGGCCTTGAAGACGGGGAAGTTGCCGCGCTCGGAGCGGCCGTCGGCGGTGACCTCCTCGTTGGCCAGTACGGTGCCCAGTCCGGGACACCAGTTGACGGGCGCGTCGGAGGCGTACGCCAGGCGGTACCCGCTCAGGACGTCGGCGCGCTCGGCGGTGCTCAGCTCGTTCCACGCGCGCGTAGTGCCGTCGATGGCCGGTACGGCACGCTCACCGCTCTCGAACCGCGCGACCAGCTCGGAGATCGGGCGGGCCTTCTTGGCCTCGTCGTCGTACCAGGAGTTGAAGATCTGCAGGAAGATCCACTGGGTCCACTTGTAGTACTCCGGGTCGATCGTGGCGAACGACCGGCGCTTGTCGTGGCCCAGGCCCAGTGCGCGCAGCTGGGACTTCATGTTGTTGATGGCAGCCTCGGTGGTGATCCGAGGGTGCTGGCCCGTCGCCACGGCGTGCTGTTCGGCGGGCAGGCCGAAAGCGTCGAAGCCCAGGGTGTGCAGGACGTTGTGACCCGTCATGCGCTGATACCGGGCGGATACATCGGTGGCGATGTAGCCCAGGGGATGACCGACGTGCAGGCCCGCACCGGAGGGGTACGGGAACATGTCCATGATGAACTTCTTGGGCTTGGCGACCAGTTCGGGGTCCCCCGCCAGGTCGCCGCTCGGGTTCGGTGCCTCGTACGTGCCCTCGGCGTCCCAGAAGTCCTGCCAGCGTGCTTCGATCTCAGCGGCCAGGGCGGCCGTGTAGCGGTGCGGCGCTGCCACCTCGGTGGCGGCAGCGGTATTCGTCTCGCTCATGATCCTCAAAGCTCCATCGATCGTCTCTGCCAGCGGCTGCGACATTCAAGAAACGAAAAATCCCCTCGCACAGGAGGGGACGCCGCGCCGATTCCGACCAAGATTTCAGTGGTCGGGACTGATCAGCGCGGCTCGCTAAGCAGAAGGCGTACGGCACGCATGGCGTCAGGGTACCGCAGCCCCCGTGGGCGCCGCGACGAGCTTCCAGGGACCGTTCGACACTCCGTGCCACCCTTACGGCCGCCGCACGATCACGGCGCGATCACCGAAAAAGCTGAACAATGTTCAAATATTACTTCGCGTAACGGACGCTAAGGGACAACACAAAGACCTCGTTGCCCTTTGATAACAACGCAATAACTCAAACCTCGTACCCATCGGTATGGCTCGACTTAGAGTGCGGCTTCGGGACCGCTTCCCCGAACCGTTGGGAGTAACCCCCCATGAACCCTCGTCGCAACAACAGCTCGCTACCCCGACCGGGCCGCTCGGCCTACGGGGCGCTGACGGCTGCCGCTCTGTTGCTCATACCCATGGTCGTGCTGGTCGGAGGCGACGGCCTGCGCGACTTCCTCAACTTCGGCGCCGGCGTGCTGTCACTGGTCGCCCTCACCTGCTCCGTCGTGTGGGGCCTCGTCGCCACCGACCGGCTGTTCCTCAACACACGTCAGCGGCTGGTCGCCCAGGCCGTGCACAGGACCACCGCGGTCTCCTCGGTCGCCTTCCTCCTTCTGCACATCACGGTCAAGCTGGCCCTCGACCACACCACACTGGTCGCCGCGCTGATCCCCTTCGGGCTCGGCATCACGGGCACCAACGGCCTCATCGGCTTCGGCTCCCTGGCCGGCCTGCTCATGATCTTCACGGCCATCACCGGCGCGCTGCGCAGCGCCTTCGCGTCCCCCGCGCCGGTCGCGGCACGCTGGCGGGCCGTGCACATGCTGGCGTATCCGGCCTGGTGCTCGGCCCTGGTGCACGGCCTGTACGCGGGGCGCCCCGCCAAGACGTACGTCACGGTGCTCTACAGCCTCTGCCTGGTCGCCGTGATGGGCGCCCTGTGGCTGCGCTCGGCCTCCGGCCCCGTCAAGCGCAAGGTCGCCGACCGGATCCTGGCGATCATCGGGGAGAACAACAGCCCCGGCGCCCGAGCCCGCGAGGATCTGGAGGCATCCCGTGCCGCCGCCGCGGACTCCGCGCTGCCGGGCTTTGCCGCACGCTCCGCCCAGGCTCAGGCCGTGGGGGACTCGTTCGTCCCCCCGCAGCGCACCCAGTCCCCTTCGCCGCTGTACGAGGCCGCACCCGACCCCGCCAGCACGGGCAGCGTGCCCGGCTTCGCGGCCGCCTACCGGGCGGTGTCCGGCGGGGGGTCCGGCGGAGAGAGCTTCGGTCCCACCCCGACCGAGCGCTTCCAGGTGCCCATGGACATGCAGCCCACCGAGTCGTTCCCGCGCGCCGACGGCAGCAGCACGTCGGGCAGCTGGCCCATCCCCTCCCCGCCCCCCGTCGGCGAGGCGCCCCAATCGGCGTACGACCCCCTCAACGACACGGGATACAACATCCCGGTCTATGACAATTCGGCCGCCAACGCCTACGGCACGAGTGACGTGTACGACACCGGTGAGACGAACCCCGCCTACGGCACGTACAACACCAACGACACGTACGACAGCGGTCCCACGACTGAAGTACTGCCGGGCGCCTTCGACGCTCCTGGCTCCGGTGAATCATGGAACGCCCCTTCCGGAGGCTTTTAAGTGAACGAGGCCCTGCCCGACGTCCCGGAGGTCCGCGTCGTCGGGCTTCCGCAGCTCACGTCGGGCTTCGACCTGGTTGAACGACTGGATCTACCCATGCACCTCAAGGTGCACGGGCCGCTCGAACCCATGGGCGGTGAGCAGCTCGCGGGCCTCGCCGAGGCGATCTCCCTGAAGGGTCGCGGCGGAGCGGGCTTCCCCTTCGCCAAGAAGCTGCGCTCGGTCGCCGAGTCGGCCATCAAGAAGGGCATCCGCCCCGTGGTGGTCGTCAACGGAAGTGAGGACGAACCCGCCTGCCGCAAGGACACGGTGCTCATCAACCGTGCCCCGCACCTCATCCTGGACGGCGCGCTGCTGGCCGCGGAGGCCATGGGCGCCCGCACTCTGGTCATCGGAGTGACACGTGCGTCCACGCAGGCCTCGATGGAAGCCGCGCTGGCCGAGCGCGGGCTGAGCAACCGGCGCGGGTCGCCCCTTCGCGCGCGCGTGCAGCGCAATCCGGTGCGCATGGTGACCGGAGCGGCCGCCTCGCTGATCCGGTCCATCGACGGCGGCCCGGCGATCCCGCCCGGCCGCAAGATCAGCGCCTCACAGAGCGGCGTCGGCGGCGCGCCCACGCTGCTGTCCAACGCCGAGACGTTCGCCCAGCTGGCCATCGCCGCGCGCATAGGCCCCGACCGCTACCGCAACACCGGCCTGTACGACGAGCCCGGCACCGTCATGCTCACCGTCTCCGGCGCGGTCGCCCGCCCCATGGTGATCGAGGTCCCGACGGGTGTGCCGCTGCGCTACGTGCTCCAGCTGGCCGGCGCCCCGCCCATGCCGCAGGGCGTGCTGACCGGCGGCTACCACGGCAAGTGGCTGGACGCGGCGACGGTCAACGAGGCGATCGTCTCGCGCAACTCCCTGGACGCGGTGGGCGGTGCGCTCGGCGCCGGCGCGATCCTCCCGATCAGCCAGCAGACGTGCCCGCTCGGCGAGTCACTGCGGGTGGCGCAGTGGCTGGCCGAGGAGAGCGCGGGGCAGTGCGGTCCCTGCTACCTGGGTCTGCCCGCCGCGGCGCGCGGCCTGGAGGACATCCTCAACGGCGGCGGCCCGGCAGCCCTGGAGGCCGTGAAGCAGGTCGCCAAGGCCGTGAAGCGGCGCGGCGCCTGCTCGCACCCGGACGGTTCGGCGATGTTCATCGAGTCGACCATCAAGGCGTTCACGGACGACCTGGCCGCGCACGTCCTCGGCAATGGCTGCGGAAGGCCCGTGGAGGGCGTTCTGCCGCTCTTCGAGGGCGGCCAGGCTCCTACGGGCATCCCGGGCGGCCAGGGGCAGCAGGAGGCCGGTCCAAGCCGTCAGAAGATCTACGTCGACTGGACGCTGTGCCGGGGGCACGGGCTGTGCGCGGACATCCTTCCGGAGGTCTTCGAGCTGGGCGCCGACGGCTTCCCGACCGTCGCGCAGGCGCAGGTGCCCCGGTACGCGGAGGCGAAGGCCCTACGCGCCGTACGACGCTGCCCGGCGCTCGCACTGCGCATCGAGGAGGACACCCGGCCCTCCGCCCCGGCGCGCAACAACCTGCCGGTCCTCTCCCAGGGGCGCGGCCGCCGGGCGCTCGGCAGCGGACGCTGAACACGAAGAAGCGGGCCACCCTGATCGGGTGGCCCGCCTTCAACGTCTGTGGAGCTAAGGAGAATTGAACTCCTGACCTCCTGCATGCCATGCAGGCGCTCTACCAACTGAGCTATAGCCCCTTGCGGCCACGCGGCGGAGCCGCATGTTGACCGTGCCGCCCGGTTTTCCCCGGCGGCGACGCCAACATTACACGGTCCTCCGGGTGCACCACCAAATCGTTTCCGTCGCGCCCAGACAATACGGACATGCGGGATAGTGTCGGCCTTCGTGACCGTGATCGCGCTCCCCCGTGTCCGCCGCCGTGCGCCCGTCGCCCTGGGGGTGTGCCTGTTGTCGTTCGCCGCCTTCTGGTGCGCACAGCGGGCCGCGCATGTGTCGATGATCGACCTGATGGTGTACCGCGCGGAGGGCGAGACGGTCCGCGCCGGCGGCGACCTCTACGCGCTGCGCACGACCGAGGCCCATCTGCCCACCACCTACCCGCCGTTCGCGGCGCTGCTGTTCACACCGCTGACGCTGCTGGGCACGGCGGCCATGCGCACCCTGGCGACGGCCGGAAACCTGGCTCTTCTTGTGGTGTTCGTGGCCCTCTCGCTGCGAGTCATCGGCCACGCGCGCGTGGAGTGCGTCTGGTGGGTCGCCGCGGCCGCCGTGTGGTGCGAGCCGGTGTGGACGACGCTGCGGTACGGCCAGATCAATCTGCTGCTCGCCGTGCTGGTGCTGTGGGACCTGTCACGGCGGCCCGGGCACCGCTGTGCCGGGGTGGGCATCGGGATCGCGGCGGCGATCAAGCTGACGCCCGCGCTTTTCGCGGTGTTCCTGCTGGTCACCGGCATCGTTGGGCACACAAGGCGGGGTTCCGGAGGGCCGTGGCTGCGGCACGCGCGCGGGGCCGCCGCCGCGTTCGCCGGTGCGACGCTGCTGGCGGCGGCCGTCCTGCCGTACGACTCCTGGCGCTTTTGGACCCGCATGGTCTTCGCGGCGGGCCGGGTCGGGCTCGTCGAGGACACCGCGAACCAGTCGCTGCGCGGCGTCCTGGCCCGGCTGCTGCACACCACGGAGCCCGGCGTCTGGTGGGGCGCGACGGCGGCCCTGGCGGGCGTCGGGGGCCTCGCGATCGCCGTGGCCGCCGAGCTGCGTGGGCGGCGCGCCTGGGCGACGACCTCCTGCGCGGTGACGGCGCTGCTGGTGAGTCCGGTGTCGTGGTCGCACCACTGGGTGTGGTGCGTACCGATGGTGCTGGTCCTCGCGGCGACGAGCCGGACGGCCGCCGTCTGCATGGCCCTGGCCTTCTGCACGTACGCGCTGTGGTGGGTGCCGCACGGGCCGGGCAGGCTCGAACTGCACCAGGATGGCGCCGAGTTGACCCTGTCGGCCCTCTACGTAGGAATCGGTTTCGCTTTCCTGGCCCTCATCGGGGTCAGGCTGTGGC harbors:
- a CDS encoding NADH-ubiquinone oxidoreductase-F iron-sulfur binding region domain-containing protein is translated as MNEALPDVPEVRVVGLPQLTSGFDLVERLDLPMHLKVHGPLEPMGGEQLAGLAEAISLKGRGGAGFPFAKKLRSVAESAIKKGIRPVVVVNGSEDEPACRKDTVLINRAPHLILDGALLAAEAMGARTLVIGVTRASTQASMEAALAERGLSNRRGSPLRARVQRNPVRMVTGAAASLIRSIDGGPAIPPGRKISASQSGVGGAPTLLSNAETFAQLAIAARIGPDRYRNTGLYDEPGTVMLTVSGAVARPMVIEVPTGVPLRYVLQLAGAPPMPQGVLTGGYHGKWLDAATVNEAIVSRNSLDAVGGALGAGAILPISQQTCPLGESLRVAQWLAEESAGQCGPCYLGLPAAARGLEDILNGGGPAALEAVKQVAKAVKRRGACSHPDGSAMFIESTIKAFTDDLAAHVLGNGCGRPVEGVLPLFEGGQAPTGIPGGQGQQEAGPSRQKIYVDWTLCRGHGLCADILPEVFELGADGFPTVAQAQVPRYAEAKALRAVRRCPALALRIEEDTRPSAPARNNLPVLSQGRGRRALGSGR
- a CDS encoding glycosyltransferase 87 family protein, whose protein sequence is MTVIALPRVRRRAPVALGVCLLSFAAFWCAQRAAHVSMIDLMVYRAEGETVRAGGDLYALRTTEAHLPTTYPPFAALLFTPLTLLGTAAMRTLATAGNLALLVVFVALSLRVIGHARVECVWWVAAAAVWCEPVWTTLRYGQINLLLAVLVLWDLSRRPGHRCAGVGIGIAAAIKLTPALFAVFLLVTGIVGHTRRGSGGPWLRHARGAAAAFAGATLLAAAVLPYDSWRFWTRMVFAAGRVGLVEDTANQSLRGVLARLLHTTEPGVWWGATAALAGVGGLAIAVAAELRGRRAWATTSCAVTALLVSPVSWSHHWVWCVPMVLVLAATSRTAAVCMALAFCTYALWWVPHGPGRLELHQDGAELTLSALYVGIGFAFLALIGVRLWRTSRTV
- the leuS gene encoding leucine--tRNA ligase produces the protein MSETNTAAATEVAAPHRYTAALAAEIEARWQDFWDAEGTYEAPNPSGDLAGDPELVAKPKKFIMDMFPYPSGAGLHVGHPLGYIATDVSARYQRMTGHNVLHTLGFDAFGLPAEQHAVATGQHPRITTEAAINNMKSQLRALGLGHDKRRSFATIDPEYYKWTQWIFLQIFNSWYDDEAKKARPISELVARFESGERAVPAIDGTTRAWNELSTAERADVLSGYRLAYASDAPVNWCPGLGTVLANEEVTADGRSERGNFPVFKAKLRQWNMRITAYADRLLDDLDALDWPEAIKLQQRNWIGRSEGARVDFPIDGEAITVFTTRQDTLFGATYMVLAPEHPLVEKFTPAAWPENAHEVWTGGHATPAQAVAAYRAQAASKSDVERQAEAKDKTGVFTGAFATNPVNGEQIPVFIADYVLMGYGTGAIMAVPAHDTRDFAFARAFELPMRCVVEPSDDRGTDASTWDDAFASYDAKIVNSSSDEVSLDGLGVVDAKARITEWLERKGIGEGTVNFRLRDWLFSRQRYWGEPFPIVYDEDGVAHALPESMLPLELPEVEDYSPRTFDPDDANTSPETPLSRNEDWVNVTLDLGDGRGPQKYRRETNTMPNWAGSCWYELRYLDPHNDQKLVDPAIEQYWMGPREGQPHGGVDLYVGGAEHAVLHLLYARFWSKVLFDLGHVSSAEPFHKLFNQGMIQAYVYRDSRGIAVPAVEVEERDGAYYYQDEKVSRLLGKMGKSLKNAVTPDEICAEYGADTLRLYEMAMGPLDVSRPWDTRAVVGQFRLLQRLWRNVVDEATGEVTVVDAEPDEETLRALHKAIDGVRQDLEGMRFNTAIAKVTELNNHLTKAGGPVSRTVAQALVLLIAPLAPHIAEELWRKLGHTDSVVHQDFPVADPAYVVDEAVTCVVQIKGKVKARLEVSPSISDAELEKVALADEKVVAALGGAGIRKVIVRAPKLVNIVTA
- a CDS encoding cytochrome b/b6 domain-containing protein translates to MNPRRNNSSLPRPGRSAYGALTAAALLLIPMVVLVGGDGLRDFLNFGAGVLSLVALTCSVVWGLVATDRLFLNTRQRLVAQAVHRTTAVSSVAFLLLHITVKLALDHTTLVAALIPFGLGITGTNGLIGFGSLAGLLMIFTAITGALRSAFASPAPVAARWRAVHMLAYPAWCSALVHGLYAGRPAKTYVTVLYSLCLVAVMGALWLRSASGPVKRKVADRILAIIGENNSPGARAREDLEASRAAAADSALPGFAARSAQAQAVGDSFVPPQRTQSPSPLYEAAPDPASTGSVPGFAAAYRAVSGGGSGGESFGPTPTERFQVPMDMQPTESFPRADGSSTSGSWPIPSPPPVGEAPQSAYDPLNDTGYNIPVYDNSAANAYGTSDVYDTGETNPAYGTYNTNDTYDSGPTTEVLPGAFDAPGSGESWNAPSGGF